The uncultured Treponema sp. genomic interval ATAAACCGGATTAAACCGCAGGACTATTGTTTTCCATATTTGTCAAGATTTTCATCATTTACGTCAACTGTAGCTGGGGAATCATGTATATCAAGATAGAACACGCCGTCTTTGATTTCCATTTTTCCTGTTATTTTCCAAACCGCCTGACAAATTCCTTTTTGTCGTTGATGCCGGTTTTTTCGTAGATGCTTGAGATATAATTCTCTACGGCGCGCTGTCTTATCTGCAGTTTTTCGGCAATCTGCGTGTTGGAGAAATTTTGCAGAATCAAGGCCATCACCTGCTTTTCTCTTTGCGTAAGCGCGTCTGTAAACGAATTGAATTCTACAAGATTTTCCCGCAATTCTTTTTGTACAAAAGTTCTTCCGCTGAAAGCGTTGTCCATGCATTCTATGAGCTCGTCCGACGGCGCGTTTTTTGAAACATAGCCCGAAGCTCCGTTTTGAATTGCAGTCTGGACCATTCCTGCCGAAAAGAACATTGAGTACACTATGATTTTTAGTTCCGGATAAAGCGAGTGAAGCTCTGCGATAAAGTCAAAGCCCGCGTCGTCGCCAGAAAAATTAAGGTCGGAAATCACAAGGTCAGGAAGCGTGTTTCCGCCCGACAAAAGCGAAAGCTCAGAAAGCGCCTGTTCAGGCTCGCCGGCATTACCTTTGCAAACCCAGCCAGATTTTTTTTCGATGTAGGAAATCGTGCCGATGCGCAAAAGCTCGT includes:
- a CDS encoding response regulator transcription factor; the encoded protein is MAKTFYIVDDHELLRIGTISYIEKKSGWVCKGNAGEPEQALSELSLLSGGNTLPDLVISDLNFSGDDAGFDFIAELHSLYPELKIIVYSMFFSAGMVQTAIQNGASGYVSKNAPSDELIECMDNAFSGRTFVQKELRENLVEFNSFTDALTQREKQVMALILQNFSNTQIAEKLQIRQRAVENYISSIYEKTGINDKKEFVRRFGK